One genomic segment of Vagococcus intermedius includes these proteins:
- a CDS encoding lytic polysaccharide monooxygenase: protein MKKTLIASLTISATLLGLVATFQSEEALAHGYVVNPVSRVKNATENGFTWGNIPGDQQDILNNPQGIETPTSKLDSGELNGHLASAGLARYGSLDEQTSDRWVKNNIKTGSNDFTWHHTQVHKTNRYRYYMTKQGWNPNAPLTLDDMEVIKVEGQPIGQDLPKGKGVEPPEDLTHKIDIPENRSGYHVVYAVWDINDTDMSFYQAIDVNVQGAGSVKPDITAPTAPSVLEATNIFHNSVSLKWNESKDFESGVKEYMIYRDGKQIGTSVTPQFTDKTVKESTTYNYTIKAIDKSGNISKASNQLEVTTLKEQTEEDDTIAPTVPGGLHSMGETESSINLMWAKSEDNVKVEGYNIYRDGKKIKSVTGTSHKDAGLKADTTYSYTVTAFDKAGNESAKSNKLTLKTKTAETTPPEEGNKTTWDESKVYDLGDTVVYKGVEYKAKWWTQGDVPSDSQAWELVDTSEVVEWNSSKAYSGGAKVMYEGVHYQAKWWTQGDTPSANSTVWEVL from the coding sequence ATGAAAAAAACATTAATTGCATCATTAACAATTAGTGCTACATTATTAGGTTTAGTAGCAACATTTCAATCAGAGGAAGCACTAGCACATGGTTACGTGGTTAATCCAGTCAGTCGTGTTAAAAATGCTACAGAAAATGGTTTTACTTGGGGAAATATTCCGGGAGATCAACAGGATATTTTGAATAACCCACAAGGAATTGAGACGCCTACTTCCAAATTAGATTCTGGGGAACTAAATGGTCACTTAGCCTCTGCAGGCTTAGCAAGATACGGGTCTTTAGATGAACAAACGTCAGACCGTTGGGTTAAAAACAATATAAAAACAGGTTCAAATGATTTCACATGGCACCATACACAAGTTCATAAAACTAACCGCTATCGTTATTACATGACTAAGCAAGGTTGGAATCCAAATGCACCATTAACATTAGATGATATGGAAGTTATTAAAGTTGAAGGGCAACCAATTGGTCAAGATTTACCAAAAGGTAAGGGCGTTGAGCCACCAGAAGATTTGACACATAAAATTGATATCCCAGAAAATAGAAGTGGGTATCATGTTGTCTATGCTGTTTGGGATATTAATGATACAGATATGTCATTCTATCAAGCCATTGATGTGAATGTTCAAGGAGCAGGATCAGTTAAACCAGATATTACAGCTCCAACAGCGCCTTCAGTATTAGAAGCGACTAATATTTTCCACAATTCAGTTAGCTTAAAATGGAATGAATCAAAAGATTTTGAATCAGGTGTTAAAGAGTATATGATCTATCGTGATGGTAAACAAATTGGGACTAGTGTAACACCACAGTTTACTGATAAAACAGTTAAAGAGTCTACGACATATAACTATACAATTAAAGCAATTGATAAAAGTGGAAACATCTCAAAAGCAAGTAATCAATTAGAAGTGACAACCTTAAAAGAACAAACAGAAGAAGATGATACTATCGCTCCAACTGTCCCTGGTGGGTTGCACTCAATGGGTGAAACAGAATCAAGTATTAATTTAATGTGGGCTAAGTCAGAAGATAACGTTAAAGTTGAAGGCTATAATATTTATCGTGATGGTAAAAAAATTAAGTCTGTTACTGGGACAAGTCATAAAGATGCTGGTTTGAAAGCTGATACAACTTACAGCTATACCGTGACGGCATTTGATAAAGCTGGGAACGAATCAGCTAAATCTAACAAATTAACACTTAAAACAAAAACAGCTGAAACAACACCACCTGAAGAGGGCAATAAAACGACTTGGGATGAATCAAAAGTTTATGATTTAGGTGATACAGTAGTCTACAAGGGTGTTGAATACAAAGCTAAATGGTGGACACAAGGCGATGTACCTTCTGATAGTCAAGCATGGGAATTAGTTGATACTAGTGAGGTTGTTGAATGGAATTCTAGTAAAGCTTACTCTGGTGGAGCTAAAGTAATGTATGAAGGCGTTCATTACCAAGCTAAATGGTGGACACAAGGCGATACACCAAGCGCAAACAGTACAGTTTGGGAAGTCTTATAA
- a CDS encoding recombinase family protein — MKTIAYARISTHHQQLDAQISALQKYGYDQIYTEQESGRKTKRIQLNLALSSLEPGDTFVIFKLDRLSRGTKHLLELIDFFADNNINFVSIQNNIDTGTPMGKFFFTIMSAFAEMEADLIRERVISGLDAAKERGVTLGRPPKNKNKDHVIQQFLETNLSVARIAELNNVSRPTVYRYLKSHDIDYKNRVLVVSENK; from the coding sequence ATGAAAACCATTGCTTATGCAAGAATTAGTACCCATCATCAACAACTTGATGCACAAATTAGCGCTTTACAAAAATATGGCTATGATCAAATCTATACAGAACAAGAAAGCGGTCGTAAAACCAAACGTATCCAGTTAAATTTAGCTCTTTCCTCTCTTGAACCTGGCGATACTTTTGTTATTTTTAAATTAGACCGACTATCACGCGGAACCAAACATTTACTAGAATTAATCGATTTTTTTGCCGACAATAATATCAATTTTGTCAGTATCCAAAATAATATTGATACTGGAACCCCTATGGGAAAATTTTTTTTCACTATAATGAGTGCTTTTGCAGAAATGGAAGCTGATCTGATAAGAGAACGTGTCATTTCAGGGTTAGATGCTGCCAAAGAAAGAGGCGTTACACTAGGAAGACCACCTAAAAATAAAAATAAGGACCACGTCATTCAACAATTTTTAGAAACCAATCTATCAGTTGCCAGAATAGCTGAGCTTAATAATGTCTCTCGTCCTACTGTTTACCGATATTTAAAATCTCACGATATTGATTATAAAAATAGAGTCTTAGTAGTCAGTGAAAACAAATAA
- a CDS encoding helix-turn-helix domain-containing protein → MVPILFKRNELENLNILTSALYNSLDTSLDFVGKHILTDKSTVHHNLKQLNDTFNNLGYNTIKIRTIDNKIIVDGKKDIIYNNLLRDISCEYFLNSPVYRIIELLLNNKTLDKDSVIQNAYVSTSYLTKIMTKINLFFAPTGIKLVSRKGKLTYVGPSITKYYLDCRIQRVFTIIPSKNQNKKQPISNTLTSFNSDFEQKKAVILSHSLNAHYSKNDPFFNNPIVIQLLEVFIKINDIHQQTPIPTIQSQQTKLAINLVSRLSSDQIDTDKERGLIGQKLIQLHQLVPENSLLADSLYITEKFCELFDLPSEKISQLKMKALYSITLYLLAYSTFQCNVDQLFYFIPDFVIKRNQKKQKETDFLLKNLVADPKLSEISQKALLTYQFEISTSLENILPIDYQPLKIFIGINTQYYGRERLITRIHQFFSSQSIQIVLNTDEADIFICDYILEIGKESSFFLLIDINSSDSIKLLIDFITESLLKRQVRLS, encoded by the coding sequence ATGGTACCTATACTATTTAAACGCAATGAACTTGAAAATTTAAATATTTTAACTTCTGCTTTATACAATAGCCTAGACACATCGCTTGATTTTGTTGGAAAGCACATACTCACTGATAAAAGCACGGTCCATCACAATCTGAAACAATTGAATGATACCTTTAATAATTTGGGTTATAATACTATCAAAATCAGAACCATCGATAATAAAATTATTGTTGACGGTAAAAAAGATATTATTTACAATAATTTGTTACGTGATATTTCTTGTGAGTATTTTTTAAATTCGCCCGTCTATCGTATCATTGAACTATTATTGAATAATAAAACGTTAGATAAAGATAGCGTCATACAAAATGCTTATGTATCTACCAGTTATCTAACTAAAATCATGACTAAAATCAATCTTTTTTTCGCTCCAACTGGAATTAAACTGGTCTCTCGAAAGGGTAAATTAACCTATGTAGGTCCTAGCATCACTAAATATTACTTAGACTGTCGCATTCAACGTGTCTTTACAATTATCCCTTCTAAAAATCAAAACAAAAAACAGCCTATTTCAAATACCCTAACGTCATTTAATAGCGACTTCGAACAAAAAAAAGCAGTTATTTTAAGTCATTCGTTGAATGCTCATTATTCAAAAAATGATCCGTTCTTTAATAATCCAATTGTTATCCAATTATTAGAAGTTTTTATAAAAATCAACGATATCCACCAACAAACTCCCATTCCTACCATCCAGTCACAACAAACAAAATTGGCTATTAATCTTGTATCACGTCTCTCTTCTGATCAGATTGATACTGATAAAGAACGTGGTCTGATTGGACAAAAACTAATACAACTACATCAGCTAGTCCCAGAAAATTCTCTATTAGCGGACAGCTTATATATAACTGAAAAATTTTGTGAACTATTTGATCTCCCTAGTGAAAAAATATCTCAACTAAAAATGAAGGCTCTTTATTCTATTACCTTATACTTACTAGCTTATTCGACTTTTCAGTGTAATGTAGACCAACTATTCTATTTTATACCTGATTTTGTTATCAAAAGAAATCAAAAAAAACAGAAAGAAACTGATTTTTTACTAAAAAATTTAGTAGCTGATCCGAAATTATCCGAAATTTCTCAAAAGGCATTATTAACTTATCAGTTCGAAATTAGTACTAGTTTAGAAAATATTTTGCCAATTGATTATCAACCACTAAAAATATTCATAGGAATTAATACACAATACTATGGTCGTGAACGTCTTATTACACGTATTCATCAATTTTTCTCAAGTCAGAGTATTCAGATTGTACTAAATACTGATGAAGCGGATATTTTTATCTGTGACTATATCTTAGAAATTGGCAAAGAAAGTTCTTTCTTTTTACTCATTGATATTAATTCAAGCGATTCTATTAAATTACTCATTGATTTTATTACCGAAAGTCTTTTGAAAAGACAAGTTAGACTTTCCTAG
- a CDS encoding helix-turn-helix domain-containing protein — MLRILLNNTQREKYATLDYVLNPANKETIENLPHRIKALNEDLEICEIPLKINNNLTYSFTEEIHDRFLKSYYKKTILYVYKNYLLTQSNIFHLVKYLIANDEPAVEDIVYSLSISTSYIYKLIGNFNKESGEKFGVTIRINKKSVNFYGDANKIMALTFQFCKFFPSGHLVTLNKFLNNKIDDEIIDPLRPYLLKIYKKDDVCSNIELIYSMFTSIYVEKPTNDELKLIGYELVQQGGDLVKFCHKLISYYSRNYPQIKIEYMTFYLVELIKLIILIEVSPEELLLTMSDQATLKKYKNMIAKEKSELLLLLSKSNLSLKMSTIETLLLVIKPCLEKSKMIKTISVYVEIMDSIFITELFGQAISQVFNSNKVMLSTDMSEANIIVTDNPDTISFKNEDTFIYLISDVMTEFDNKNYLKFILSVLSIFASSSEEDIIKNANLLRPSL, encoded by the coding sequence GTGTTACGAATTTTACTTAATAATACTCAACGAGAAAAATATGCTACGTTAGATTATGTTTTAAATCCTGCAAATAAGGAGACAATTGAAAATTTACCTCATAGAATCAAAGCACTAAACGAAGACCTAGAAATATGTGAGATACCGTTAAAAATCAATAATAATTTAACTTATTCATTTACTGAAGAAATACATGATAGGTTTTTAAAGTCATACTATAAAAAAACTATTTTATATGTCTATAAAAATTATTTACTAACACAATCTAATATCTTTCATTTGGTCAAATATCTCATAGCAAATGATGAGCCAGCTGTTGAAGATATTGTCTACTCATTAAGTATTTCAACCAGTTATATATATAAATTAATTGGTAATTTCAATAAAGAGTCAGGAGAAAAATTTGGTGTCACGATAAGAATCAATAAAAAGTCGGTTAATTTCTATGGCGATGCTAATAAAATAATGGCGTTAACCTTTCAATTTTGTAAATTTTTTCCGTCGGGTCATCTGGTTACATTGAATAAATTTTTGAATAATAAAATAGATGATGAGATTATTGACCCGTTAAGACCCTATCTTTTAAAAATTTATAAAAAGGATGACGTTTGCTCAAATATTGAATTAATCTACAGTATGTTCACTAGTATTTATGTTGAAAAACCTACTAATGATGAGTTAAAACTCATAGGTTATGAACTAGTTCAGCAAGGGGGAGACTTGGTGAAATTTTGTCATAAATTAATTAGTTATTATAGTAGGAATTATCCTCAAATTAAAATCGAATATATGACATTTTATTTAGTCGAACTAATTAAATTGATTATCTTAATAGAAGTGAGCCCTGAGGAATTATTATTAACTATGTCTGATCAGGCGACTTTAAAAAAATATAAAAATATGATTGCTAAAGAAAAGAGCGAATTATTACTCCTACTTTCAAAGAGTAACTTGTCTTTAAAAATGAGTACAATCGAAACCCTTCTACTCGTGATTAAACCATGTCTTGAAAAAAGTAAAATGATTAAAACTATATCGGTTTATGTTGAAATAATGGACTCTATTTTCATTACGGAACTATTTGGACAGGCTATAAGCCAAGTGTTTAATAGTAATAAAGTGATGTTAAGTACTGATATGAGTGAAGCTAATATTATTGTGACAGATAACCCCGATACAATATCCTTTAAAAATGAGGATACCTTTATTTATTTGATTAGTGATGTGATGACTGAATTTGATAATAAAAACTATTTGAAATTTATTTTAAGTGTATTGAGTATCTTTGCTAGCAGCAGTGAAGAAGATATTATTAAAAATGCTAATTTACTTCGTCCATCTCTTTAA
- a CDS encoding SpaA isopeptide-forming pilin-related protein translates to MQFFTRIVMLVSIILANFSPTLVAFGEEISPFQELNNKIVIDYSYYDIHTMPAVPTDTVDVTDHLGLAVKFKELEGVEIKGGDTLTLTLPSTISDEGMAKLTAMENNLPVKDENGLVIGHITASDTSIVLTFDDNVNELQHIQGSFKLKLSAINTMGLSESNAANATSVSGDLGTGLPPKTVTITRPETGEGTDIFYYKTGTADRDHHKPTWYLVVNPAKKSYSESIKIVDKVGEGHHLLKDSFEITANGADNGYSHYTLDELRAKGIGDITFDGNSFEVIINSPYIDETGFDVTYKTQVTDASLAKFGNESVAYYKGADGVEEPAPEGDIKNFELDNLIGEAEGQGDKDYVIELLKLDAADETKVLSGAMFTIYDSKNNLVDTVVTDEFGKTNTTKLLPGEYTIIERQAPPGYILDETPHKLSVFEGEEGMIGHLASLTIKNEAEKEAPLGQLVITKVSSDDATKTLSGAVFNLLDSDKQVVKEKLVTNDEGQVKVSDLALGEYYLEEVEAPEGYELLKEPIKVDVKENKETEYTTEVTVENQPVAVPAPLGQLVITKVSSDDTTKTLSGAVFNLLDSDKQVVKEKLVTNDEGQVKVSDLALGEYYLEEVEAPEGYELLKEPIKVDVKENKETAHTTEVTVENQPVAVPAPLGQLVITKVSSDDTTKTLSGAVFNLLDSDKQVVKEKLVTNDEGQVKVSDLALGEYYLEEVEAPEGYEQLKEPIKVDVKENKETEHTTEVTVENQPVAVPAPLGQLVIIKVSSDDTTKTLSGAVFNLLDSDKRVVKEKLVTNDEGQVKVSDLALGEYYLEEVEAPEGYEQLKEPIKVDVKENKETEYTTEVTVENQPVAVPAPLGQLVITKVSSDDTTKTLSGAVFNLLDSDKQVVKEKLVTNDEGQVKVSDLALGEYYLEEVEAPEGYEQLKEPIKVDVKENKETEHTTEVTVENQPVAVPAPLGQLVIIKVSSDDTTKTLSGAVFNLLDSDKQVVKEKLVTNDEGQVKVSDLALGEYYLEEVEAPEGYEQLKEPIKVDVKENKETEYTTEVTVENQPVEPETPEKPETPEKPEEPETPEKPEEPETPEKPEEPETPEKPEEPETPEKPEEPETPEKPEEPETPEKPEEPETSEKPEEPETPEKPEEPETPEKPEEPGTPEKPEEPGTPEKPEESETPEKPEEPGTPEKPEEPGTPEKPEEPETPEKPEEPGTPEKPGEPETPEKPEEPGTPEKPGEPGTPEKPGKPGTPEKPEEPETPEKPEISKESKTPGKSKNISISKKPEKATNEQLTSRPILKESSDERLKETKPSNKETSLSSKYLPQTGEVSSEILKLTGVALLMGTSYLLTKRRK, encoded by the coding sequence ATGCAGTTTTTTACAAGGATAGTAATGTTGGTAAGTATTATATTAGCAAACTTCAGCCCAACCTTAGTGGCATTTGGGGAGGAAATCAGTCCTTTTCAAGAATTAAATAACAAGATCGTGATTGATTACAGTTATTACGATATCCATACTATGCCAGCTGTGCCAACGGATACGGTGGATGTGACAGATCACTTAGGATTAGCTGTTAAGTTTAAAGAATTAGAGGGAGTTGAGATAAAAGGTGGAGATACTTTAACCTTGACACTCCCATCGACTATTAGTGACGAAGGTATGGCAAAATTAACAGCCATGGAAAATAATTTGCCAGTCAAAGATGAAAACGGCTTGGTAATCGGTCATATAACAGCTTCAGATACAAGTATTGTATTGACCTTTGATGATAATGTTAATGAATTACAGCATATTCAAGGTTCATTTAAATTAAAATTATCAGCTATTAATACAATGGGGCTATCAGAAAGCAATGCTGCAAATGCAACAAGTGTTTCAGGGGATTTAGGTACAGGGTTACCGCCAAAGACTGTGACGATAACTCGTCCAGAAACGGGTGAAGGTACTGATATTTTTTATTATAAAACGGGAACAGCTGACAGAGACCACCATAAACCAACGTGGTATTTGGTTGTAAATCCAGCTAAAAAGAGCTATTCTGAATCAATTAAAATTGTCGATAAGGTAGGAGAAGGACATCATCTTCTTAAAGACTCCTTTGAAATTACTGCAAATGGTGCAGATAACGGTTATAGCCACTATACACTAGATGAGTTGAGAGCCAAAGGGATTGGTGATATTACCTTTGATGGTAATAGCTTTGAAGTAATCATTAACTCACCTTATATTGATGAGACAGGTTTTGATGTGACCTACAAAACACAAGTAACCGATGCTAGTTTGGCTAAATTTGGTAATGAATCAGTGGCTTATTACAAAGGTGCTGATGGTGTTGAAGAACCTGCTCCAGAAGGAGACATCAAAAACTTTGAATTAGATAATCTAATTGGGGAAGCTGAAGGTCAAGGGGATAAAGACTACGTTATTGAATTATTAAAACTAGATGCTGCTGATGAAACAAAAGTTCTATCAGGTGCGATGTTTACTATTTATGATAGCAAAAATAATTTAGTAGATACCGTTGTAACAGATGAATTTGGTAAAACTAATACGACTAAATTATTACCAGGTGAGTATACAATTATTGAAAGACAAGCTCCACCCGGTTATATATTAGATGAAACACCTCATAAATTATCAGTTTTTGAAGGTGAAGAAGGAATGATAGGCCATTTAGCCTCATTAACAATAAAAAATGAAGCTGAGAAAGAGGCCCCACTTGGGCAATTAGTGATCACAAAAGTATCAAGTGATGACGCAACTAAGACCTTATCAGGAGCTGTCTTTAATTTATTAGATAGCGACAAACAGGTTGTCAAAGAGAAACTGGTAACTAACGATGAGGGTCAAGTAAAAGTAAGTGACTTAGCTTTAGGTGAGTATTATCTAGAAGAAGTAGAAGCTCCAGAAGGTTATGAACTATTAAAAGAGCCAATCAAAGTAGACGTCAAAGAGAACAAAGAAACGGAATACACAACAGAAGTAACCGTTGAAAATCAACCAGTGGCAGTACCTGCCCCACTTGGACAATTAGTGATCACAAAGGTATCAAGTGATGACACAACTAAGACCTTATCAGGAGCTGTCTTTAATCTATTAGATAGCGACAAACAGGTTGTCAAAGAGAAACTGGTAACTAACGATGAGGGTCAAGTAAAAGTAAGTGACTTAGCTTTAGGTGAGTATTATCTAGAAGAAGTAGAAGCCCCAGAAGGTTATGAACTATTAAAAGAACCAATCAAAGTAGACGTAAAAGAGAACAAAGAAACGGCACACACAACAGAAGTAACCGTTGAAAATCAACCAGTGGCAGTACCTGCCCCACTTGGACAATTAGTGATCACAAAAGTATCAAGTGATGACACAACTAAGACCTTATCAGGAGCTGTCTTTAATTTATTAGATAGCGACAAACAGGTTGTCAAAGAGAAACTGGTAACTAACGATGAGGGTCAAGTAAAAGTAAGTGACTTAGCTTTGGGTGAGTATTATCTAGAAGAAGTAGAGGCACCAGAAGGCTATGAACAATTAAAAGAGCCAATCAAAGTAGACGTAAAAGAAAACAAAGAAACGGAACACACAACAGAAGTAACCGTTGAAAATCAACCAGTGGCAGTACCTGCCCCACTTGGACAATTAGTGATCATAAAAGTATCAAGTGATGACACAACTAAGACCTTATCAGGAGCTGTCTTTAATCTATTAGATAGCGACAAACGGGTTGTCAAAGAGAAACTGGTAACTAACGATGAGGGTCAAGTAAAAGTAAGTGACTTAGCTTTGGGTGAGTATTATCTAGAAGAAGTAGAGGCACCAGAAGGCTATGAACAATTAAAAGAGCCAATCAAAGTAGACGTCAAAGAGAACAAAGAAACGGAATACACAACAGAAGTAACCGTTGAAAATCAACCAGTGGCAGTACCTGCCCCACTTGGACAATTAGTGATCACAAAAGTATCAAGTGATGACACAACTAAGACCTTATCAGGAGCTGTCTTTAATTTATTAGATAGCGACAAACAGGTTGTCAAAGAGAAACTGGTAACTAACGATGAGGGTCAAGTAAAAGTAAGTGACTTAGCTTTGGGTGAGTATTATCTAGAAGAAGTAGAAGCCCCAGAAGGCTATGAACAATTAAAAGAGCCAATCAAAGTAGACGTAAAAGAAAACAAAGAAACGGAACACACAACAGAAGTAACCGTTGAAAATCAACCAGTGGCAGTACCTGCCCCACTTGGACAATTAGTGATCATAAAAGTATCAAGTGATGACACAACTAAGACCTTATCAGGAGCTGTCTTTAATCTATTAGATAGCGACAAACAGGTTGTCAAAGAGAAACTGGTAACTAACGATGAGGGTCAAGTAAAAGTAAGTGACTTAGCTTTGGGTGAGTATTATCTAGAAGAAGTAGAGGCACCAGAAGGCTATGAACAATTAAAAGAACCAATCAAAGTAGACGTCAAAGAGAACAAAGAAACGGAATACACAACAGAAGTAACCGTTGAAAATCAACCAGTGGAACCAGAAACACCGGAGAAACCAGAAACACCGGAGAAACCAGAAGAACCAGAAACACCGGAGAAACCAGAAGAACCAGAAACACCGGAGAAACCAGAAGAACCAGAAACACCGGAGAAACCAGAAGAACCAGAAACACCGGAGAAACCAGAAGAACCAGAAACACCGGAGAAACCAGAAGAACCGGAAACACCGGAGAAACCAGAAGAACCAGAAACATCGGAGAAACCAGAAGAACCAGAAACACCGGAGAAACCAGAAGAACCAGAAACACCGGAGAAACCAGAAGAACCGGGAACACCGGAGAAACCAGAAGAACCGGGAACACCGGAGAAACCAGAAGAATCAGAAACACCGGAGAAACCAGAAGAACCAGGAACACCGGAGAAACCAGAAGAACCGGGAACACCGGAGAAACCAGAAGAACCAGAAACACCGGAGAAACCAGAAGAACCAGGAACACCGGAGAAACCAGGAGAACCAGAAACACCGGAGAAACCAGAAGAACCGGGAACACCGGAGAAACCAGGAGAACCGGGAACACCGGAGAAACCAGGAAAACCGGGAACACCGGAGAAACCAGAAGAACCGGAAACACCGGAGAAACCAGAAATATCAAAAGAATCAAAAACACCGGGAAAATCAAAGAATATAAGCATATCTAAAAAACCAGAAAAAGCGACAAACGAGCAATTAACGTCAAGACCTATTCTTAAGGAAAGTTCTGATGAAAGATTAAAAGAGACTAAACCATCAAATAAAGAAACTAGTTTATCTAGTAAATATTTACCTCAAACAGGAGAAGTGAGTTCGGAAATCCTAAAGTTAACAGGAGTAGCTTTATTAATGGGTACAAGTTATTTATTAACTAAACGAAGAAAATAA
- a CDS encoding RnfABCDGE type electron transport complex subunit D translates to MSEFSYVLRDKVMSGPHIRSSVTSLAIMKQVMIALLFPTVAAVYFFGFKVLILIVISILIANLLEMSWHYFRKKSDQSNDLTATITGWLLALTLPVTVPVWILIVGNFLAILFIKELSGGIGYNLFNPAVYARVLLKLFFSDWITNWVSPGTDVVTTATPLETIGYFRTTLPLDFYSWTDLFFGFNLGGPVGETSKAALILAFLYLVFKKIINPWVPLLVIFSCFGTMFLYSGDFRFASAHVLSGALVFAAIFMVTDYTTTPYTDRGKYLFAIGCGVLTAILRIIIDLPGGIGVAILLMNLLTPIINRYTMTRIYGS, encoded by the coding sequence ATGAGTGAGTTTAGTTATGTATTAAGAGATAAAGTGATGTCGGGACCTCATATTAGATCTTCTGTTACGTCCTTGGCTATTATGAAGCAAGTAATGATTGCCTTGTTATTTCCAACAGTAGCAGCAGTTTATTTTTTTGGTTTTAAAGTATTAATTTTGATAGTAATTAGTATTTTAATTGCTAATCTTTTGGAAATGAGTTGGCACTATTTTCGTAAAAAATCGGATCAAAGTAATGATTTAACTGCTACGATTACAGGTTGGCTACTTGCTTTAACGTTACCAGTTACCGTCCCAGTCTGGATTTTAATTGTGGGGAATTTTTTGGCCATTTTATTTATAAAAGAGCTGAGTGGCGGTATTGGGTATAATTTATTTAATCCTGCTGTCTATGCACGTGTCTTGTTAAAATTATTTTTTTCTGATTGGATTACAAACTGGGTGAGTCCTGGAACAGATGTTGTGACTACTGCTACACCGCTTGAAACAATCGGATATTTTAGGACAACTCTTCCGTTAGATTTTTATTCGTGGACAGATTTATTTTTTGGTTTTAATTTGGGAGGTCCTGTGGGAGAGACTAGTAAAGCTGCTTTAATTTTAGCTTTTCTTTACTTAGTTTTTAAAAAGATTATCAATCCTTGGGTGCCACTTTTAGTTATTTTTAGTTGTTTTGGAACGATGTTTCTTTATAGTGGGGACTTTAGATTTGCTAGTGCGCATGTTTTGAGCGGCGCTTTAGTTTTCGCGGCAATTTTTATGGTCACTGACTATACAACTACACCTTATACAGATCGAGGAAAATACTTGTTTGCAATCGGGTGTGGTGTTTTGACAGCAATTTTACGTATTATAATAGACTTGCCAGGGGGAATAGGTGTGGCAATTCTTTTAATGAACCTCTTAACACCAATTATTAACAGGTATACGATGACTCGGATCTATGGGAGTTAA